In Alistipes ihumii AP11, a genomic segment contains:
- a CDS encoding BT_3928 family protein, with protein MKKHALWPALSRWIVALVFIFSGFVKGVDPWGTAIKLGEYLRAFSMDWLVGAQFALSILLSATEMTIGLCLLFRVRERGAARLALLFMGFFTVLTLVLALWNPVADCGCFGDAVKLTNWQTFYKNVLLSAFALLLWRGVRHERHGHDRQRSIVENSMVFFFLLFSSGIGIYSMRHLPLVDFLPFKVGANIPAQLASAGGDVTTTLVYRDRLSGELREFALQDTSWYDTLRWEYVDTRIEERMPSRRPAIADFSVFDSDGDHATALLASPREVFLIVMTRTEDGLRDGCRERMEEVVRYAAHHGYPAVCVTTSPLPEGGLIALGERGVPVYNIDPTTLKTMIRARTGLVLLKEGIVLGKWNCRDIPRFDSLYGDRTVLEAVVERGAENGRAWLLGTLLVALALAYVVFTAHRRKR; from the coding sequence ATGAAAAAGCATGCCCTTTGGCCGGCCCTGTCGCGGTGGATCGTCGCTCTGGTGTTCATTTTTTCGGGATTCGTCAAGGGCGTCGATCCGTGGGGAACGGCGATCAAGCTCGGCGAGTACCTTAGGGCCTTTTCCATGGACTGGCTCGTCGGAGCTCAGTTCGCGCTGTCGATTCTGCTTTCGGCTACGGAGATGACCATCGGTCTCTGCCTGCTTTTCAGGGTCAGGGAGCGCGGCGCGGCGCGGCTGGCTTTGCTCTTTATGGGCTTCTTCACGGTGCTGACGCTCGTTCTCGCGCTGTGGAATCCGGTCGCGGACTGCGGTTGCTTCGGCGATGCGGTGAAGCTGACCAACTGGCAGACGTTCTACAAGAATGTTCTCTTGTCGGCTTTCGCGTTGCTGCTTTGGCGGGGCGTTCGCCATGAGCGTCACGGTCACGACCGGCAGCGCTCGATCGTGGAAAACAGCATGGTTTTCTTCTTTCTGCTTTTTTCGTCGGGCATAGGGATCTATTCGATGCGCCATCTTCCCCTCGTCGATTTTCTGCCGTTCAAGGTCGGCGCGAACATTCCCGCCCAGTTGGCTTCTGCCGGAGGGGACGTGACGACGACGTTGGTTTACAGGGACCGCCTGAGCGGAGAACTGCGCGAATTCGCGTTGCAGGATACCTCGTGGTACGATACGCTGCGCTGGGAATACGTCGATACCCGGATCGAGGAACGAATGCCGTCCCGTCGTCCCGCCATCGCCGATTTTTCCGTTTTCGATTCGGACGGCGACCATGCGACGGCTCTGCTCGCCTCGCCTCGCGAAGTCTTTCTGATCGTTATGACGCGGACCGAGGACGGGTTGAGGGACGGTTGCCGCGAGCGCATGGAGGAAGTCGTCCGGTATGCGGCGCATCACGGCTATCCGGCCGTATGCGTCACGACCTCGCCCTTGCCGGAAGGGGGCCTGATCGCGCTCGGCGAACGGGGCGTCCCCGTCTATAATATCGACCCTACGACGCTTAAGACGATGATCCGGGCCCGGACCGGCTTGGTGCTGCTCAAGGAGGGGATCGTTCTGGGGAAATGGAATTGCCGCGACATACCCCGCTTCGACAGCCTGTACGGCGACCGGACCGTGCTTGAGGCGGTCGTCGAGCGCGGTGCGGAGAACGGCCGGGCCTGGCTGCTGGGAACGCTGCTGGTTGCGCTGGCGTTGGCATACGTCGTATTTACGGCGCACAGAAGAAAGCGGTGA
- a CDS encoding aminotransferase class V-fold PLP-dependent enzyme, with product MAFDVEKIRADFPVLSCEVYGRPLAYLDSGATAQKPRAVIDKVDWLHRRMNANVHRGLHYMSETCTDEYEAAREAVRRFIGAGSTREIVFTSGATASINLVAYSFGGRFVREGDNVITTEMEHHSNIVPWQMLCERKGAELRVLPFDDAGALETGRLDELIDSRTRIVCVTQASNVLGTRPDLRAVVDAAHRKGVPVLVDGCQGIVHGGVDVTALDCDFYAFSGHKLYGPTGIGVLYGKERWLERMPPFMGGGDMVATVSFAGTTYAELPLKFEAGTANYIGAIGLGEAIRYVEGVDREAAARYESGLTAYATEKLSAVEGLRIYGSQPDKCSILSFTIDGTHPYDVGMILDKLGIAVRTGTHCAEPVMAHYGITSMVRASLAMYNTFGEIDMLAEGLKRAARMLRS from the coding sequence ATGGCTTTCGACGTAGAGAAAATACGGGCCGACTTTCCGGTCCTTTCCTGCGAGGTCTACGGCCGTCCGTTGGCGTACCTCGATAGCGGGGCGACGGCTCAGAAGCCGCGCGCGGTGATCGACAAGGTCGACTGGCTGCATCGCCGGATGAATGCCAACGTGCACCGGGGACTGCACTACATGAGCGAGACCTGCACCGACGAGTACGAGGCCGCACGCGAGGCCGTCCGCCGGTTCATAGGCGCCGGCTCGACGCGCGAGATCGTCTTCACGTCGGGGGCGACCGCCTCGATCAATCTGGTCGCGTACAGCTTCGGCGGGCGTTTCGTCCGGGAGGGCGATAACGTGATTACGACCGAGATGGAGCACCATTCGAACATCGTTCCGTGGCAGATGCTCTGCGAGCGCAAGGGGGCGGAGCTGAGAGTGCTTCCGTTCGACGATGCCGGAGCGCTCGAAACCGGCCGGCTCGACGAACTGATCGATTCCCGCACGCGCATCGTATGCGTTACGCAAGCGTCGAACGTGCTCGGGACGCGGCCCGACCTGCGCGCGGTCGTCGATGCGGCGCACCGCAAGGGCGTGCCGGTACTCGTCGACGGTTGTCAGGGGATCGTGCACGGCGGAGTCGACGTGACGGCGCTCGATTGCGACTTCTATGCCTTTTCCGGTCACAAGCTTTACGGTCCGACGGGGATCGGCGTGCTGTACGGTAAGGAACGGTGGCTGGAACGGATGCCTCCGTTCATGGGCGGGGGCGACATGGTGGCGACGGTCTCTTTCGCCGGAACGACCTATGCCGAGCTTCCGCTCAAGTTCGAGGCCGGCACGGCCAACTACATCGGCGCGATCGGGCTCGGCGAGGCGATCCGCTACGTGGAAGGCGTGGACCGCGAGGCTGCGGCTCGTTACGAGAGCGGGTTGACGGCCTATGCGACCGAGAAGCTCTCGGCCGTGGAGGGTCTGCGTATCTACGGCTCGCAGCCCGACAAGTGCAGTATCCTGTCGTTTACGATCGACGGGACGCATCCGTACGATGTCGGGATGATCCTCGACAAGCTGGGAATCGCCGTGCGGACCGGCACGCACTGCGCCGAGCCGGTGATGGCCCATTACGGCATCACGTCGATGGTGCGAGCGTCGCTGGCCATGTACAATACCTTCGGCGAGATCGATATGCTTGCCGAGGGCCTGAAGCGGGCGGCACGCATGCTGCGCTCCTGA
- a CDS encoding dTMP kinase gives MPLLVLEGLDGAGKSTQIHRLQQMLAARGIGYEYLHFPRFDAPVYGELIARFLRGELGGVDRVDPYIVALLYAGDRADAAAAIRGWLAEGKSVILDRYVYSNVAYQCAKVADPQARRKLRDWIVDLEYCHHAIPVPDLSLFLDVPFGFTKRKLEEVREGDDREYLQGKRDIHESSLILQQRVREVYLEQEALDDRFRVIDCSAPDGSMLDPDSIFERIARQVDRMLPLPEGKR, from the coding sequence ATGCCCTTGCTTGTTTTGGAAGGCCTCGACGGGGCCGGAAAGTCCACCCAGATTCACCGTTTGCAACAAATGCTCGCCGCGCGGGGCATCGGGTACGAATACCTTCACTTCCCGCGTTTCGACGCGCCCGTGTACGGAGAGTTGATCGCCCGCTTCCTGCGGGGCGAGCTCGGCGGAGTCGACCGGGTCGATCCCTATATCGTGGCGCTGCTGTACGCCGGCGACCGGGCCGATGCGGCTGCGGCGATCCGGGGCTGGCTGGCGGAGGGAAAAAGCGTAATACTGGACCGGTATGTCTATTCCAACGTGGCCTACCAGTGCGCCAAGGTCGCCGATCCGCAGGCCCGGCGGAAACTGCGCGACTGGATCGTCGATCTGGAATACTGTCATCATGCGATTCCCGTTCCTGATCTGTCCCTGTTTCTCGACGTGCCGTTCGGCTTTACCAAAAGGAAGCTCGAGGAGGTCCGCGAGGGCGACGACCGCGAGTATTTGCAGGGCAAGAGGGATATTCACGAGTCCTCGCTCATCCTGCAACAGCGCGTCCGGGAGGTCTATCTCGAGCAGGAAGCGCTCGACGACCGGTTCCGGGTAATCGACTGTTCGGCTCCCGACGGCTCGATGCTCGATCCCGATTCGATTTTCGAGCGGATCGCCCGGCAGGTGGATCGGATGCTCCCATTACCCGAAGGGAAACGATAG
- a CDS encoding efflux RND transporter permease subunit: protein MNLPRYSLDNPKVIWFFLAVLFIGGLVAFGHLGKKEDAPFVIKSASIVTRYPGATPEEVEQLITEPIEREIQSMRRVYKITSESFYGMSKIMIELLPSTPADEMPQMWDELRRKILTVQAVLPEGASPISVGDDYGDVFGIYYGLSADPGFTYEEMRDWAQRIKTELVPVDGVQKVTLFGEQQDVVNVRVSMAALASLFIAPDEIIRILGSQNALVGSSEKLAGDMQIRIIETGTYKSLDDIRNQLLTSSQGLQVRLGDIARVETGYAEPPSTLMRVNGQRAIGIGISTDPEKDVVRTGRLIERKLATITPMMPLGIALQTLYPENRIAAEANRAFVMNLLESVAIVILLIMAIMGFRAGLLIGSSLLFTIGGTLLIMQGLDVGLNRTSLAGFIIAMGMLVDNAIVVTDNAQNAMLRGVPRDRALIGGATVPQWGLFGATLIAVFSFLPLYLAPSAVAEIVKPLFVVLAISLTLSWVLALSQTPLFGSYILRDRSGAVPRDPYAGRFYRRFDRLLGALIRWRYAVAAVVLALFAGALYAMSVMPQNFFPNLDKPYFRADCFLPDGYNIRDMERQTARLDRWLRDQPSVRTVSVTMGSSPPRYYLASPSFGPKPNFANVLVELSSKDSTAAVEQRFDRYVRENCPDLLVRSSLFKLSPAVEAAIEIGFIGPDIDTLAELTEQAQRIMASIPEVGDIRNSWGNAVPIWTPVYSQEKGPRLGITRSAMAQQMNIATSGYRLGEFRYKDRLMPILLVDENLTDFSLDNLRSIPIYSPSGKVYPLEQVTERFDFDYRYGVVKRYNRERVMMAQCDPVRGANTKRAFAEVFSRIESEVRLPEGYTMKVFGEQQSQEDSNAALAEGMPLTLLLIFATLLLLFRSYKKPVVILLMVPLIFIGVVLGLWVTGKQFDFFAMLGLLGLVGMNVKNAIVLVDRIGGESAGGKSPYEAVVSATRSRIVPVLMASGTTILGMLPLLFDSMFGGMAATIMGGLLVASLLTILVLPVAYCIFFRIRSPRAAGLQVSGPDTVDS from the coding sequence ATGAATCTGCCGCGATACTCGCTCGACAATCCGAAGGTGATCTGGTTCTTTCTGGCCGTGCTTTTCATCGGCGGTCTCGTCGCGTTCGGCCATCTCGGAAAGAAGGAAGACGCGCCGTTCGTGATCAAGAGCGCGTCGATCGTTACCCGCTATCCCGGCGCTACGCCCGAGGAGGTCGAGCAGTTGATTACCGAACCGATCGAGCGCGAGATTCAGTCGATGCGCCGGGTCTATAAAATCACCTCCGAGTCGTTCTACGGCATGTCGAAAATCATGATCGAGCTGTTGCCCTCGACTCCGGCCGACGAAATGCCGCAGATGTGGGACGAGCTTCGGCGGAAGATTCTCACCGTGCAGGCCGTCTTGCCCGAGGGGGCCTCGCCGATCTCGGTCGGGGACGATTACGGCGACGTGTTCGGCATCTACTACGGTCTGTCGGCCGATCCGGGTTTCACGTACGAGGAGATGCGCGACTGGGCGCAGCGGATCAAGACCGAGCTGGTGCCGGTCGACGGCGTGCAGAAAGTGACGCTTTTCGGCGAGCAGCAGGACGTGGTGAACGTCCGGGTCAGCATGGCGGCGCTCGCCAGCCTGTTCATCGCGCCCGACGAGATCATCCGGATTCTCGGCTCGCAGAACGCGCTGGTCGGAAGCAGCGAGAAGCTGGCCGGCGACATGCAGATACGGATCATCGAAACGGGAACCTATAAGAGTCTCGACGACATCCGGAACCAGCTGCTGACCTCCTCCCAAGGACTTCAGGTCCGCTTGGGCGACATCGCCCGGGTCGAGACGGGCTACGCGGAGCCTCCCTCGACGCTGATGCGCGTGAACGGGCAGCGGGCTATAGGCATCGGCATTTCGACCGATCCGGAGAAGGATGTCGTGCGCACGGGCAGGCTGATCGAGCGGAAGCTGGCGACGATCACGCCGATGATGCCGCTCGGCATCGCGCTTCAGACGCTCTATCCCGAAAACCGGATCGCCGCCGAGGCGAACCGCGCGTTCGTCATGAACCTGCTTGAGTCGGTCGCGATCGTGATCCTGCTGATCATGGCGATCATGGGATTCCGCGCCGGCCTGCTGATCGGCAGCTCGCTGCTTTTCACTATCGGAGGCACGCTGCTGATCATGCAAGGGCTGGATGTCGGGCTGAACCGGACTTCGCTGGCCGGGTTCATCATTGCGATGGGCATGCTCGTCGATAATGCGATCGTCGTGACGGACAACGCGCAGAACGCGATGTTGCGCGGCGTACCGAGAGATCGGGCCCTGATCGGGGGGGCGACCGTGCCCCAATGGGGCCTGTTCGGCGCGACGCTGATCGCCGTCTTTTCGTTCCTGCCGCTCTATCTGGCGCCGTCGGCCGTGGCCGAGATCGTCAAGCCGCTGTTCGTCGTGCTCGCCATCTCGCTGACACTGAGCTGGGTGCTCGCGCTGTCGCAGACGCCGCTGTTCGGTAGCTACATCCTCCGGGACCGCTCGGGAGCCGTTCCGCGCGACCCGTATGCCGGGAGATTCTACCGCCGCTTCGACCGTCTGCTCGGAGCGTTGATCCGTTGGCGCTATGCGGTGGCGGCCGTCGTGCTGGCGCTGTTCGCCGGCGCGTTGTACGCGATGAGCGTCATGCCCCAGAACTTTTTTCCCAACCTCGACAAGCCCTATTTCCGCGCCGACTGCTTTCTGCCCGACGGCTATAATATCCGCGACATGGAGCGTCAGACGGCCCGGCTCGATCGGTGGCTCCGCGACCAGCCCTCGGTCCGGACCGTCTCGGTTACGATGGGCAGCTCGCCTCCCCGCTACTATTTGGCCAGTCCGTCGTTCGGACCGAAGCCGAATTTCGCGAACGTGCTGGTCGAACTGTCGAGCAAGGACTCGACGGCCGCCGTCGAGCAGCGGTTCGACCGTTATGTCCGGGAGAATTGTCCCGATCTGCTCGTCCGCTCGTCGCTGTTCAAACTCTCGCCTGCCGTCGAGGCGGCTATCGAGATCGGCTTCATCGGTCCCGACATCGATACGCTGGCCGAGCTGACCGAGCAGGCGCAGCGTATCATGGCCTCGATTCCCGAAGTGGGGGATATTCGCAACAGCTGGGGAAACGCGGTTCCTATATGGACTCCCGTCTACTCGCAGGAGAAGGGGCCCCGGCTGGGCATTACCCGCTCGGCGATGGCTCAGCAGATGAACATCGCCACGAGCGGGTACCGGCTCGGGGAGTTCCGCTACAAGGATCGTCTCATGCCGATTCTGCTCGTCGACGAGAATCTGACCGACTTCAGTCTGGACAATCTGCGCTCGATCCCGATCTACTCGCCGAGCGGCAAGGTGTATCCGCTGGAGCAGGTGACCGAGCGCTTCGATTTCGATTACCGGTACGGGGTCGTGAAGCGCTACAATCGCGAGAGGGTCATGATGGCGCAGTGCGACCCGGTTCGGGGGGCCAATACGAAACGGGCTTTCGCGGAGGTCTTTTCCCGAATCGAGTCTGAAGTCCGGCTGCCCGAGGGCTATACGATGAAGGTTTTCGGAGAGCAGCAGAGTCAGGAGGACTCGAACGCCGCCTTGGCCGAGGGTATGCCGCTCACGCTGCTGCTGATCTTTGCGACGCTGCTGCTGCTGTTCCGGTCCTACAAGAAGCCGGTCGTCATTCTGCTGATGGTGCCTCTGATATTCATCGGGGTCGTGCTCGGCCTTTGGGTTACCGGCAAGCAGTTCGACTTTTTCGCGATGCTCGGGCTGCTCGGACTGGTGGGCATGAATGTCAAGAATGCGATCGTGCTCGTCGACCGGATCGGAGGCGAGTCGGCAGGGGGGAAGTCGCCTTACGAGGCGGTCGTGTCGGCCACGCGGTCGAGAATCGTTCCCGTGCTGATGGCTTCCGGGACGACGATTCTGGGCATGCTGCCGTTGCTGTTCGACTCGATGTTCGGCGGCATGGCGGCAACGATCATGGGCGGGCTGCTCGTCGCATCGCTGCTTACGATTCTCGTCCTGCCGGTCGCTTACTGCATATTCTTCCGCATACGGTCCCCGAGAGCGGCCGGACTGCAGGTGTCCGGTCCGGATACCGTCGATTCCTAA
- a CDS encoding efflux RND transporter periplasmic adaptor subunit: MRYRFLLLLAGAAAMCGCGDPAPRQAPGAAARPIKTFTTESLGAINKNFAGMSTADDISNLAFREPGQIVKMNVSEGQSVKKGTVIAEINPREYMLQMEADKATYLTAQSQLERNKRLIERQAISRQDYETAEAAYVRARTAYDNSKSILADTKLVAPFSGAVEKVYADNYQRVQAGEPVVRLVNPQTRSVKFTMPESGLQTLKLSGLAFTVRFDNYPNVVFDALLKEYVQSSTQAAGITVALTLDGQNVGKYDIAPGMACTVNLRVDIPDRRDMTGVPLTAVFDRDGKEYVWVVSDRAEAELREVTLGDLYGSDMVMVTRGLVPGETVVTAGVYRIEQGERVKILK, translated from the coding sequence ATGAGATACAGATTTCTGTTGCTCCTTGCCGGAGCCGCCGCGATGTGCGGCTGCGGGGATCCGGCGCCGAGGCAGGCGCCGGGCGCGGCAGCCAGACCCATCAAGACTTTCACGACCGAATCGCTCGGCGCCATAAACAAGAATTTCGCTGGCATGTCGACGGCCGACGACATTTCGAACCTGGCTTTCCGGGAGCCGGGCCAGATCGTCAAAATGAACGTTTCGGAAGGCCAGAGCGTCAAGAAAGGCACCGTCATCGCCGAGATCAATCCCCGCGAGTACATGCTGCAAATGGAGGCCGACAAGGCTACCTATCTGACGGCCCAGTCGCAGCTCGAGCGCAACAAGCGGCTGATCGAACGGCAGGCGATTTCGCGTCAGGACTACGAGACGGCCGAAGCCGCCTACGTCCGGGCGCGCACGGCTTACGACAACTCGAAAAGCATTCTGGCCGACACGAAGCTGGTCGCGCCGTTCTCGGGTGCCGTCGAGAAAGTCTATGCCGACAACTACCAGCGGGTTCAGGCGGGCGAGCCGGTTGTCCGGCTTGTCAATCCGCAGACGCGTTCGGTCAAGTTCACGATGCCCGAAAGCGGACTGCAAACCCTCAAACTGTCCGGCCTCGCGTTTACCGTCCGGTTCGACAACTATCCGAACGTCGTATTCGATGCCCTCCTCAAAGAGTATGTCCAGAGCTCGACGCAGGCTGCCGGCATTACCGTCGCGCTGACGCTCGACGGGCAGAACGTCGGGAAGTACGACATCGCGCCCGGCATGGCCTGCACGGTCAACCTGAGGGTGGACATCCCGGACCGGCGCGACATGACCGGCGTTCCGCTGACGGCCGTGTTCGACCGGGACGGCAAGGAGTATGTCTGGGTGGTAAGCGACCGCGCCGAGGCGGAGTTGCGCGAGGTGACTCTCGGTGATCTGTACGGCAGCGACATGGTCATGGTGACTCGGGGGCTCGTCCCCGGAGAGACGGTCGTGACGGCGGGCGTCTACCGGATCGAGCAGGGCGAGCGAGTCAAAATCCTGAAATAA